A genomic region of Planococcus kocurii contains the following coding sequences:
- a CDS encoding type II toxin-antitoxin system PemK/MazF family toxin — MTRFFKVGDIIKVDMSPAKGHEQQGYRPAIVVSEENVHKETDLIWVLPITNTNKGYPTHVPVNGRTKNNKNSVVNNQTTGYVLCEKIKAIDPLARAARLTDEADQELIEECKAIIDAITFIG; from the coding sequence ATGACAAGATTTTTTAAAGTTGGGGATATTATAAAGGTCGATATGTCGCCGGCAAAAGGGCACGAACAGCAAGGTTATCGTCCAGCCATCGTTGTTTCAGAAGAAAATGTACATAAAGAGACCGACTTAATTTGGGTTTTGCCAATCACCAATACGAATAAAGGTTACCCGACTCATGTACCGGTAAATGGAAGAACCAAGAATAACAAGAACAGCGTAGTAAACAATCAGACAACCGGATATGTATTGTGTGAAAAGATAAAGGCAATTGATCCATTGGCTAGAGCTGCAAGATTAACAGACGAGGCCGATCAAGAGTTGATTGAAGAATGCAAGGCTATCATCGATGCCATTACTTTTATAGGGTAA
- a CDS encoding DUF4181 domain-containing protein, translated as MVWLKFIGFFLFVVLIVALVNLALRKIFKIKNEGKGLFSFNYVNKLHLKIDLSINATAAVAYIICFYLLVSKGYSVNVFLVSVILFTILSHSVQAVFEWKYSQNPKKIILTISEMSLIVIALILTIQFDLFNSLIS; from the coding sequence ATGGTCTGGTTAAAATTTATTGGATTTTTTTTATTCGTAGTTCTTATAGTTGCTCTTGTTAATCTCGCATTAAGAAAAATATTTAAGATCAAGAATGAAGGAAAAGGACTCTTTTCATTCAATTATGTAAACAAGTTGCATCTGAAAATTGATTTATCTATCAATGCAACAGCAGCTGTGGCATACATAATTTGCTTTTATCTTTTAGTTTCTAAAGGATACTCAGTAAACGTTTTTTTAGTTTCGGTAATTCTATTTACGATATTGAGCCACTCGGTACAAGCCGTTTTTGAATGGAAATACTCACAGAATCCGAAAAAAATCATCTTAACTATCAGTGAAATGTCTTTAATCGTAATAGCTTTAATCTTAACGATTCAATTTGATTTATTTAACTCCCTAATATCTTAA
- a CDS encoding site-2 protease family protein, whose protein sequence is MNFLVNFIIIGLFIFPFVAFIHETGHAFFLKLFGGKINEFSIGNGKILWKKNNFNIRNAYFAGGRVVPNTINWMSTTQKSFFFLGGVLFNLISALVLDVTTGYELGVFRHYLDSFIFVSYLNVFINLVPLTTIFGDTDGKKLVELYKR, encoded by the coding sequence ATGAATTTCTTAGTTAACTTCATTATCATTGGTTTGTTTATTTTTCCTTTTGTTGCATTTATTCATGAGACCGGACATGCCTTTTTTCTTAAGCTATTTGGTGGGAAGATCAATGAGTTCAGTATTGGGAATGGTAAAATTCTATGGAAAAAGAACAACTTCAATATCAGAAATGCTTATTTTGCCGGTGGAAGAGTCGTCCCAAATACGATCAACTGGATGAGCACCACTCAAAAGTCCTTCTTCTTTTTAGGTGGTGTGCTATTTAACTTAATTAGCGCGCTGGTTCTGGATGTGACCACTGGATATGAGCTTGGAGTTTTCCGTCATTATTTAGATAGCTTCATATTCGTATCTTACTTAAATGTTTTCATCAATTTAGTTCCACTCACTACTATCTTTGGTGACACTGATGGTAAAAAATTAGTAGAGCTATACAAAAGGTGA
- a CDS encoding M3 family oligoendopeptidase, which yields MNQTVKQNWNLDSLYEGGSQSVELGKLIDRLTENLHILSKNFEAQEAAIEKKELQKILDIVYQFQSMLSEWEELDEFLICVYAENVKDSATFVLMDQSAKIKVKLDSVKISLDHVLAAIPEDEWTEFINLEAVEPISFYLEKQRQAVHDQLPAEMERLISVLSVNGIKGWEEQHQLMLSQLRVSIKIDGKITEVSIGQALNHAIYSKDQDLRQHAIQGIKVACEGEAASFASVWNRIAGSRLDIYEQRGWTNQLKEAVEQNDLDEKTIHTVLASIDQNKKIYQAYIQRKLQLSQTKKTSWFDLVAPVFAPVEKVSYAEARSLILKQFYRFNEKLGHFAEMAFEAGWIETENRPNKAEGGFCASMPLAKESRIFFAYRETYQDVVTLAHELGHAYHNFILHEEPALAQRKGTSVDETASTFMENLVLDAVINQTTNELEKLALLEIKIKNGLMYVGTVPNMFRFEQAFYEKRKNGPLNVEEIKLLLSEAENSFYEGEIEELALYKWMYTVHFYDAEKPFYNIPYTIGYLFSNGIYELAKLEPSGFNERYDELLRNSGRMTVKQLAQTFLGRDLSMSEFWNASQQSLIGAIEEYLRLTEKYCNESN from the coding sequence TTGAATCAAACAGTTAAACAAAATTGGAATTTAGATTCTTTATACGAAGGCGGAAGCCAATCAGTAGAGCTAGGAAAACTCATAGATCGGTTGACGGAGAATCTTCATATCTTAAGTAAGAATTTCGAAGCTCAAGAAGCAGCAATAGAAAAAAAGGAACTTCAAAAAATTCTCGATATTGTGTACCAGTTTCAATCTATGCTGAGTGAATGGGAGGAATTGGATGAGTTCTTGATTTGTGTGTATGCCGAGAACGTGAAAGACAGTGCAACGTTCGTTCTTATGGACCAAAGTGCTAAGATCAAAGTAAAGTTGGATTCCGTAAAAATTAGCTTAGACCACGTTCTTGCTGCGATTCCTGAAGATGAATGGACTGAATTTATCAACTTGGAAGCAGTGGAACCCATTTCGTTTTATTTAGAAAAACAGAGACAGGCAGTTCATGACCAGCTCCCTGCTGAAATGGAAAGGCTCATCAGCGTTTTATCCGTTAACGGAATAAAGGGATGGGAAGAGCAACATCAACTGATGCTATCGCAATTGAGAGTTTCCATAAAAATAGATGGGAAGATAACAGAGGTATCGATTGGCCAAGCCTTAAACCATGCGATTTATTCAAAGGATCAGGATTTACGCCAACATGCGATTCAAGGAATAAAAGTGGCTTGTGAAGGTGAAGCTGCCTCTTTTGCTTCCGTATGGAATCGAATTGCCGGTTCTCGGTTAGACATATATGAACAGCGTGGCTGGACCAATCAATTAAAAGAAGCAGTTGAACAAAATGATTTAGACGAAAAGACCATTCATACTGTACTAGCTTCAATTGATCAGAATAAGAAAATTTATCAAGCCTATATTCAGCGCAAACTGCAATTAAGTCAGACTAAAAAAACGAGTTGGTTTGATTTGGTTGCTCCCGTATTCGCCCCTGTCGAGAAAGTGTCTTATGCTGAAGCGAGGAGCTTAATCCTTAAGCAATTTTATCGGTTCAATGAAAAGTTAGGTCATTTTGCGGAAATGGCGTTTGAAGCAGGCTGGATCGAAACGGAAAATCGACCCAACAAGGCAGAAGGAGGGTTTTGTGCATCCATGCCGTTGGCAAAAGAAAGCCGAATATTTTTCGCTTATCGAGAAACTTATCAGGATGTCGTAACCTTAGCTCACGAATTAGGTCATGCTTACCATAACTTTATCCTTCATGAGGAACCGGCTCTTGCCCAACGGAAAGGAACAAGCGTTGATGAAACAGCTTCTACTTTCATGGAAAACCTGGTATTAGATGCCGTTATTAATCAGACCACCAATGAACTGGAAAAACTGGCTCTTCTCGAAATAAAAATCAAAAATGGTTTGATGTACGTTGGAACCGTACCCAATATGTTCCGGTTTGAACAGGCCTTTTATGAAAAAAGAAAAAATGGTCCGTTGAATGTCGAGGAAATAAAATTACTGCTGAGCGAAGCAGAAAATTCCTTCTATGAAGGAGAAATTGAAGAATTGGCACTTTATAAGTGGATGTATACGGTTCATTTTTATGACGCTGAAAAACCATTCTATAACATTCCTTATACTATCGGTTATTTGTTCAGCAATGGCATTTATGAATTGGCAAAATTAGAACCTAGTGGATTTAACGAACGATATGACGAACTATTGCGCAACTCTGGAAGAATGACAGTGAAACAATTGGCACAAACCTTTTTAGGGAGAGATTTATCAATGAGCGAATTTTGGAATGCCTCCCAGCAGTCGTTAATTGGAGCCATTGAAGAATACTTGAGACTGACTGAAAAGTATTGTAACGAAAGTAACTAA
- a CDS encoding GNAT family N-acetyltransferase, with the protein MYHILIKEEFRKKGFATLVLKELEANMKSAGITSMGLNVFGKNPNAYKLYKKLGYQTQSTAMGKRI; encoded by the coding sequence ATCTACCATATTTTAATCAAGGAAGAGTTTAGAAAGAAAGGATTCGCTACCTTGGTATTGAAAGAATTAGAAGCAAACATGAAAAGTGCTGGGATTACCTCTATGGGATTAAATGTTTTTGGCAAAAATCCTAATGCTTATAAACTTTATAAAAAACTGGGCTATCAAACGCAATCAACAGCAATGGGGAAAAGAATCTAA